Proteins from a single region of Dysosmobacter acutus:
- a CDS encoding ABC transporter substrate-binding protein, translated as MKKFLAVMVAVLTVLSLAACGSSGSGSSSAGGSASGSGSASGSGSASGSGSASGGASFTTVESGKLIMSTNAAFPPYEMTDDNGQIIGIDPEIAGAIAEKLGLELVIEDMEFDASQTAVQQGKSDICMAGLTVDEDRLAVMDFSNSYATGIQVIIVKEGSDVTLDNLGDQLIGTQRGTTGDIYCTDDYGADHVVPYDNGITAVQALMNDQVDCVVIDNAPAKEFVAANAGLTILDTEYALEDYAIGFAKGNTALVEAVNGALAELIGDGTVQAILDKYIAAE; from the coding sequence ATGAAAAAGTTTCTTGCAGTTATGGTGGCCGTGCTGACGGTCCTGTCTTTGGCCGCCTGCGGCAGCAGCGGAAGCGGCTCCTCCAGCGCCGGCGGCTCCGCCTCCGGCAGCGGTTCCGCCTCCGGCAGCGGCTCCGCCTCCGGCAGCGGCTCCGCCTCCGGCGGAGCGTCCTTCACCACTGTGGAGTCCGGCAAGCTGATTATGTCCACCAACGCGGCGTTCCCTCCCTATGAGATGACCGACGACAACGGCCAGATCATCGGCATTGACCCGGAGATCGCCGGCGCCATCGCGGAGAAGTTAGGGCTGGAGCTGGTCATTGAGGACATGGAGTTCGATGCCTCTCAGACTGCTGTCCAGCAGGGCAAGAGCGACATCTGCATGGCCGGTCTGACCGTGGATGAGGACCGCTTGGCCGTTATGGACTTCTCCAATTCCTATGCCACCGGCATTCAGGTCATCATTGTCAAAGAGGGCTCCGATGTGACCCTGGACAACCTGGGCGATCAGCTCATCGGCACCCAGCGCGGCACCACCGGCGACATCTACTGCACCGACGACTACGGTGCCGACCATGTGGTGCCCTACGACAACGGCATCACCGCGGTCCAGGCCCTGATGAACGACCAGGTGGACTGCGTGGTCATCGACAACGCCCCCGCCAAGGAGTTTGTAGCCGCCAACGCCGGCCTGACCATTCTGGACACAGAGTACGCCCTTGAGGACTACGCCATCGGCTTCGCCAAGGGCAACACCGCTCTGGTGGAGGCTGTGAACGGCGCGCTGGCCGAGCTCATCGGGGACGGAACCGTCCAGGCCATCCTTGATAAGTACATCGCCGCGGAATAA
- a CDS encoding amino acid ABC transporter permease yields the protein MEQLFSQYSAIAAGDLTAWQDFFLKFYRAFLQEDRWQQYITGVGTTLLATALALLLGVALGLLVAIIRTAHDQQRPGRRNPVLGLFNAAAKVYVTVIRGTPMMLQLMIWMFVVFTWSRNATAVGVFGLGINSGAYVSEIIRGGLMAVDGGQAEASRSLGLNYFDTMRFVVIPQAVKAILPSLGNEFIMLLKDTSLLTVIGGKELLYAARGIANRNYEQMFPLFGAAAIYLVLVMIFTYLLGKLERRLRQSDRR from the coding sequence ATGGAGCAACTCTTCTCGCAGTATTCCGCCATTGCGGCCGGGGACCTCACCGCTTGGCAGGACTTCTTTTTGAAGTTCTACCGGGCCTTTTTGCAGGAGGACCGGTGGCAGCAGTACATAACCGGAGTGGGCACCACTCTCTTGGCCACCGCCCTGGCATTGCTGTTGGGCGTGGCGCTGGGGCTTTTGGTGGCGATCATCCGCACCGCCCATGATCAGCAGCGTCCCGGCCGGCGCAACCCTGTGTTGGGACTCTTTAACGCCGCGGCCAAGGTGTATGTCACGGTGATCCGGGGTACGCCCATGATGCTTCAGCTGATGATCTGGATGTTTGTGGTCTTCACCTGGAGCCGCAACGCCACCGCTGTGGGTGTGTTCGGCCTGGGCATCAACTCCGGCGCCTACGTCTCTGAGATCATCCGGGGCGGGCTGATGGCTGTGGACGGCGGACAGGCGGAGGCCAGCCGCTCCCTGGGGCTGAACTATTTTGACACCATGCGCTTTGTTGTCATTCCCCAGGCCGTCAAAGCCATTCTCCCCTCCTTAGGCAACGAGTTCATTATGCTGCTCAAGGATACCTCGCTGCTCACCGTCATCGGCGGCAAGGAGCTTCTATACGCCGCCAGGGGCATTGCCAACCGCAATTATGAGCAGATGTTCCCCCTCTTCGGGGCGGCCGCCATTTACCTGGTGCTGGTGATGATCTTCACCTACCTGTTGGGCAAGCTGGAAAGGAGGCTGCGTCAAAGTGATCGACGTTAA
- a CDS encoding Na/Pi cotransporter family protein: MDIFSIFSLCGGLAFFLYGMNTMSNSLEKMAGGRLERTLKQMTSNPLKSLLLGAGITIAIQSSSAMTVMLVGLVNSGVMEIGQTIGVIMGSNIGTTLTAWILSLTGIQSENMLVEMLKPENFSPLVALAGVILLMSSKQQRRRDIGRIMLGFAVLMYGMDLMKNAVSPLADMPEFASILTAFRNPLVGVLVGAVFTGIIQSSAASVGILQALALTGSISYGMAIPIIMGQNIGTCVTALLSSIGVNRNARRVAAVHISFNVIGTVVCLAIFYIAHGIVRFEFVDAPIDAVGVAFCHTVFNVATTAILLPFAHQLEKLATILVRSESGTDTVAFLDPLLIRTPAVAVAECGSLAIQMGELARDNVLMAIDQLSDYQSARDATITENEDKLDIYEDRLGGYLVEASRKGISAADGRSASKLLHSIGDFERIGDHSLNIMEAGRELHEKQLTFSDEANAELKVLTDALVEILNLTVKAFETSDCAMASTVEPLEEVIDQLIEEIRMRHINRLQRGKCTIQLGFVLNDLLTNYERISDHCSNLAICVLETEQTGLNPHAYLQDIKTGEEFTTNVQSYLNKYKLPELPAVH; this comes from the coding sequence ATGGATATTTTCTCTATTTTTTCCCTCTGCGGAGGGCTGGCGTTTTTCCTGTACGGAATGAACACCATGTCCAACAGCCTGGAAAAAATGGCCGGCGGCCGGCTGGAGCGCACCTTGAAACAGATGACCTCCAACCCATTGAAAAGCCTGCTTTTAGGCGCGGGCATCACCATTGCCATCCAGTCCTCATCCGCCATGACGGTCATGCTGGTGGGTCTGGTCAACTCCGGCGTTATGGAGATAGGGCAGACCATCGGCGTTATCATGGGCTCCAACATCGGAACCACGCTGACGGCGTGGATTTTGTCCCTGACCGGCATCCAAAGTGAAAATATGCTGGTGGAAATGCTCAAGCCGGAGAATTTCTCACCGCTTGTGGCCCTGGCCGGCGTAATTTTGCTCATGTCCTCGAAACAGCAGCGGCGTCGGGACATCGGTCGGATCATGCTGGGCTTTGCCGTGCTCATGTACGGCATGGACCTGATGAAAAACGCGGTCAGCCCGCTGGCCGACATGCCGGAGTTTGCCAGCATCCTGACGGCCTTCCGCAACCCGCTGGTGGGTGTGCTGGTGGGCGCGGTTTTCACCGGCATCATTCAGAGCTCCGCGGCCTCTGTGGGCATTTTGCAGGCGCTGGCCCTGACCGGGAGCATTTCCTACGGCATGGCCATCCCCATTATCATGGGACAGAACATCGGCACCTGCGTCACCGCCCTGCTCTCCTCCATCGGCGTCAACCGCAACGCCCGCCGCGTGGCGGCGGTCCACATCTCCTTCAATGTGATCGGCACAGTGGTTTGTCTGGCGATCTTTTACATTGCCCACGGCATCGTCCGGTTTGAGTTTGTGGACGCGCCCATCGACGCGGTGGGTGTGGCCTTCTGCCACACGGTGTTTAATGTGGCGACGACCGCCATACTGCTGCCCTTTGCCCACCAGCTGGAAAAGCTGGCAACCATCCTGGTGCGCAGCGAGTCCGGCACCGACACGGTGGCCTTCCTGGATCCGCTGCTGATCCGCACTCCCGCCGTTGCCGTGGCCGAGTGCGGCAGCTTGGCCATTCAGATGGGGGAGCTGGCCCGGGACAATGTGCTGATGGCCATTGACCAGCTTTCTGACTATCAGAGTGCCCGGGACGCCACGATTACGGAAAACGAGGACAAATTAGATATCTACGAGGACCGGTTGGGCGGCTATCTGGTGGAGGCGTCCCGAAAGGGCATCTCCGCGGCCGACGGCCGCTCCGCCTCCAAGCTGCTCCATTCCATTGGGGATTTTGAGCGCATCGGCGACCACTCCCTCAACATCATGGAGGCGGGCAGGGAGCTCCATGAAAAGCAGCTCACCTTCTCCGATGAGGCCAACGCGGAGCTGAAGGTGCTCACCGACGCCTTGGTGGAGATTCTCAATTTGACGGTTAAGGCCTTTGAGACCAGCGACTGTGCCATGGCCTCCACAGTGGAGCCGCTGGAAGAGGTGATCGACCAGCTGATCGAGGAGATCCGGATGCGCCACATCAACCGACTCCAGCGGGGAAAATGCACCATACAGTTAGGATTTGTGCTCAACGACCTGCTGACCAATTACGAGCGCATCTCCGACCACTGTTCCAACCTGGCCATCTGTGTGTTGGAGACGGAGCAGACCGGGCTGAATCCCCACGCTTATCTTCAGGATATCAAGACCGGCGAGGAATTCACCACCAACGTCCAGAGCTATCTGAACAAATACAAGCTGCCGGAACTCCCGGCCGTGCACTGA